The genomic stretch GAAAATTCATGcgtgaataataataaataatataatatgcatgtacttaatatatgtataaatatctaatatataaaaatcaatgccacttttcgttgtaattccataactcgagaacggctgaaccgatttcgataattctttttttattatattccttgaagtacgaggatggttcttatgtagagaaaacgttaatatgtaccacgggcgaagccggggcggaccgctagtaattataataattatcaatctCAACTACATTACGATTGGAAACTTTACAGATCATAAATACAACATCGacattattacatataattagTCCTCTGCaattaataactaattaatagaTATTGGATACTAATATTGACGTCAATACATCGCTTTTACTTTcgcaataacaaaatatttatcggACTTAGGGATTATACGGaattaaagtattaataaaaatgcaacatACCTACCTAGCAAACAACGATACTGAACTACTGAAGGAACTTGATTGCTTTATTATTGTCAGAAAAACAACCTTACATTGATAAAACTATTCAGGTTACTTtatgttgatatttttaacCATTCAGGTAATTAAGACAACTCAAAAAAATGTGAATGAGATTGAGTGGTATGGTTGTGTTAATCTTTTACTAAAAACAGCCGATTTGATCTTAATGGAATTTAACTAAGATATAGGTTATAGTAAGTATCtaattctaatatataaaaatgaatcgcaaaatgtgttggtaagcgcataactcgagaacggctgaaccgatttcgataattctttttttattatattccttgcaGTACGAGGAttgttcttatggagagaaaacgtaaacatgtaccacgggcgaagccggggcggaccgctagttctgTATAGATACGTTTAAAGGCTAGGTACTTAAACCTGCATAAAATGTTAAGCCGTAGACTGAAGCTAGTCAAAGACTACCTATATGTAGACAGACAGAGAAGTAAGCAgaagtatgtaggtacctaaatatttttatttatgcaacACAACAACAAGAAGAACGGAAGTATATGTCACAAAGTACCACGAGGACGATGAACAGTTTTGTCCGATAAGGatctatttataattacaCTCGTCCGCGTGTTGTTTACATGCAAAAATCGGGTGCATGTGCACTAAGAATGCACTAAGTACtaataatgtaggtacattagGTTTGCGCTAGTTCAATTGCTCCTAGCGTGTTTTGCAACGATTGTCGTAAGTCGTCGCTAGACTTtcaaaatacatgaaaaaaatatatctgagATACCTAATTATACTATTAcactaagagctagcgcgcgagagcaacttttgtctccgcaactgtCTCTCCTATCAACTCCATGGGGCATGGGGTAGTAAGAAattgcgcgcacgtagcgacacACGCAACTctccatagagttgatgggagagacaaaatcacaaaatagttgcggagacaaaagttgctcttgcgcggtAGCTCTAACTATTCAACAAACTTCAAAAGAGGACTTCTCAATTCGACTGTATTTTTGGGTTTGTTATATTACTAGGACTTTCGACTGGACGAACTGATTTTAATGTTTcttcttttatttgaaagtaGGTGCTTCGCCTGTAATTTTCacgaaaataacaaatattcaaGTACTTAATACTAGTATAGcattatagatattatctgtgctaaaGCTAAAACCGACAAAAGAAAACAATGTAAACAGTAACCACATTAAGAAATTACACCTACAATTTCCGTTCCCTAGGCCCTAGCGCATGTCACCAGCCAGCATTATATTTTGCAAGTCGGCTGTCGGATGCAAGTTATTACGGCGCATGCGTGTCGCAAACACTGCGCTTGCTCAATCGGTTTGACAATCGACACGAATCTATATAATCATATGACAAtatgtagtaggtatgtacaatgtacataacAATGTAGTGTGGATGCAGCATAATGCAGggtatttcaaaaattacgATAGAAATCCACCCATACAAAATCGAGTACAAGTTACAGTGTTACAAcctcttatttccagacagCTTACGCCctgaattgaactgactggcaagtggcaaattcatattatgatcgcAATCACCATGGCTATGCTTTGTGTGTTTAGCATAATGTAGATTGTAgggtatattaaaaaatacgatacaagaataaaaaactattttatgtatatcgttaaatatgttaaattaaGCTATCTTCAGATGTATccctacatatttttttgtttgtttataaaaattctaaggggatatttttatgattaagCTTGTTAACAAATTCAGCAAATTATAggtaactagcttaccgcccgcggcttcgctcgatttgtcttaaacctaataaattatagactaaaaccttcctcttgaatcactatctattaaaaaaaaccgtatcaaaatccgttgcatagttttaaagatttaagcatacaaagaggACAggagggacagagaaagcgtctttgttttatactttgtagtgATTACAGAACAAGTAGAGTTATGTatggattatttataaatttatttcaagtacttggttattatcaatttaaatctatactaatattataaagctaaagagtttgtttgtttgaacgcgctaatctcgggaactactggtccgttttgaaaaattatttcggtgttagaaagcccatttatcgaggaaggctataggctatatatcatcacgctaagaccaacaggaacggagcaatgcgggtgaaaccgcggggagcagctagtaattgataaaattattcttgCATTCTGAGTTCTTAGGATATTATgacaattatatttaaactacttaattttctattatttcaaTTGTACTAACTTGAGCGTGGTGACTTTAATACAATCCTActcttattataaatgtgcATGTTTGTAACAATGTATGGATGTaaatttgttactctttcactagAAAACCACTGAACAGATTTTTATGATACTTTGCATTGATGGAGATTTTATAACAgaatataacttaaaaaaatgttagatGAAGAACAAGtcaatatatttctttatatcTATACCTACTTGTTGTACCGCAGGCAGTCTCATCTTGTGGTATTCTCATACTTATAATCTACAttactgtaaagtttcatccaaattcGTCCAGTAGTTCCCtcatgaaagagtaacaaacatacatccatccattCTCAAAAACTtttgcattattatttattatcattatgaAGAATTACacaacaaaaatacaattttgtaaaAGGTAATTGTACTTCAGAATTTAAAAAGGGAATCTTGAAACTAAGCTAACGTTtcattgtataatatgtataattcataaatgtataaaaaaacacCAGTTGATGAGAtggtgaataaataaaataaataaaagtatgtaACTCTTACCTTTCTTAACTTTCCAATAAAAGAACGATCTTCAAATGATGCACAATTGATATGCACAATTCACCATAAATTCATTGTTcttgtatacaatttacacAAAAATAGGAACGAGAAAAACAATTTGACAACATAacctttaaatttttgaatttttgtgtttttgcggatttaggtacctacctatttcatTTTTTCTGTAGTTTATAGAAGTGAGCTATTGTCTATGCAATGCAACATAGATCAGAGAAGAAATCATTTAATACtggatatttaatattttgtacatttttatttgttgtaatatttaattgttacttaaaaataaccaTTAAAGAGCattcaatatatattttaaaacattttaatcaaCTACGACAGCTGTCAACAGACGTCAATCATGTAGAATGATCAATGAGATCATCGGCCAGATTTTACTGTCAAAGTCAATTTGTCAGtagaaaatctaaataaaacaaacaatatttgtattattttctaaaaaaattgtaataagttttcaacATGGGTTTATTCGGCAAATCACCAGACAAAAACCCTAAAGAAAtggtatgtaattttaataaaacttattcagaCGCTTTGCAACAGAAAAtgtcttaataaaattaaagtaattaatgtaaatcaatatttgttattttaggtAAACGAATGGTCCCATAAATTAAGAAAAGAAGGCTATAATTTAGACAGGCAAATACGAGGTAAgtgctttaaaaatattcacgaTTGTGTGATATGTCATCCTTGTCAGagtgtttacaaaatatatcattaGGTATCTACTTTTTTAGCTATTCAACGTGAagaggaaaaaataaaacgatctCTCAAGGAAGCTGCAGCAAAAAATGATAAACAAGTGTGTACAATATTGGCTAAAGAAATTATAAGATCAAGGAAAGCTGTTAGTAAAATATACACAAGCAAAGCCCACCTAAATTCTGTACAGATGCAAATGAAGAACCAATTGGGTGAGTCAGATTTTCTCTTTTAAACAGACTTAGTTAAACAAGAgaccaacaaaaaaataataataatataagatgTTAGTAGTATTTAGAAccataataagtaataacaattCTATTACtgcttgataataataatgaaaattatatttgtttacagCAACATTAAGAGTGGCTGGATCCTTACAGAAATCAACTGAGGtaggataataaaaatattgttttttacaaaaacacaacaacataacagaataaaaataatttatatagtttGTTTTTAGTTGAAgaggtaaaaactaaaatatctaTGGTTGCATTTTGAAAGATTGATTTTTCTTACCTTCTTATCTCAAATTTGATgagtaaaatgtaataataactCAGAAATGATACAAACAGCATACTTAAAaacagtaattttatttaacaaaacacTCCAACTTTGTATATTCCAATTATTAAACTATAGGTGATGCAAGCGATGCAGGCCTTACTCCGATTACCAGAAATCGCTCAGACAATGCAGGATTTAAGTAAAGAGATGATGAAGGCGGGTATCATCGAGGAGATGCTTGACGAGACTATGTCTAGCATGGAGGATGAAGAGGAAATGGAGGAGGCTGCGCAGACTGAAGTTGATAAGGTttgtagtaataatatatatgggCATGTTTCCGCAAATCAATGTTGAGCGCCTATTTTGGGTGTAAAGGAAAAAGAAACTGTCAAATTGggatatgtataatattaattgatcaccaaaaaaactttaaaactgaccacaaattaataatagtatttagGTTTATAACATTCAAATGCTTGTTCAATCCAAATGACGTGGGCTTAAATTTCATCCCGTGatcaattaaacaaaaaaaccaCTTCATGTCCTGCAGTttccactgctggacataaagttgtttttttgtaaCGTCCTATGTCTGAGACTGCACCGGCAATCAATGTCTTTGTAtactttgaaaaaaatttcacaaatttttgtaatattctagtcaaaagaattaatttaaaatgatgtgGCATTTCTAAAGCCTCAGTGACGTTTTGTGTAACAAATTCGTTACAACAGATATGTCTTGAATATTACGATACTATTATTAGCCTAACTCATATTACACAGGTGCTATGGGAGCTCACACAAGGCAAGCTGGGCGAAGCGCCGGCGCCTCCCACGGCGGTTGGAGCACCCTCCACTAGTCAAGAGACGCAAGAGCCAGATGAGAGCGAACTGGATGAAATGCAGACACGGTTGCAGGCGTTACGGTCTTAGGTATGTTATTTTCTTagttattattaagaaaaagaTTTCTCAATTCATGTTATACATTTTCTATTCGtagttatgtattttttaattaggaATTCGAAATAGATCTCGCTAttgatatttttctataaGGTGGTTATGAAATGTAACTAAAGCAAAGATATGGAAAGCGAaagacataaaaaatacaatgttcAAGCTTAATAAGCTTAACAGACTCTCCGGTCCTATGTAACACTAATTATATCCTGGATATGTTATTTAATCAGACCGCActtatgatttttattgatttttttttcagatgaAATATTCtgataaataaagtttattttaaaatttatcacaATTGAACCTACTACTATTTACAAAGCCCGATAAGAACAAATCttcagtaaattattaatattaaaatgcattacttaccaagatttttttttttcaaggtAGATGATTCGATGTCGTCGAGATGTGGAAATGCCTTTAACACtattattacttactataAGAGAGAATGTTGTAAGTCACGTTGTTGTgcgttaaatatttatttcgtactttaataaatgttgTGAAATTACTTgaatttcaatatttcataaaaaaaataagatttcaGTATTCTTGTGATTGTTTGCTTATTGTTCATAGTTTCATTactatgtgttaaaaatatataaaaaaacctaTTTAAAAATCTCACACTATATCTCTTTGGTTCGTAACAAGTTATAacgaattaattttaattaaaaagatgatgtatttatatatttttgtgtattgttgtgataattgtttacaaaataaaactgctATTAACATTGAAGCTTTCATTTTACCTTTTCctccattttaaaataatatgtgatgGTCTGGTTTTAACAATTCTTTGTAAACtaagttaaattttatctaataaGTGTAGTGTAAGTAGACTCGAGAATCACATTATCATTGGTGAAAACAGAAAGAAAATCAGTAAATCAGTTTTGGAGTTTACCGCGAACAGACAGACACAGAAAGGActtttataatgtattgtgattaatatataaataaagataatatatatgtatgtaagtaAGAAAAACTCAAACAcatttaatagaaatatatttaataatactcATAATATCgcttataaacaaaatatcaagTACACTACATATCACAGTTGGTTACAACATTTTGGAGGACAAATCTAATTCGAGTTGAATGTCTTGAATGGATTCCTTCTTGAGCAGCGGCTTTCTGTCGTTCTCTTTTATCTTTTTCGGGTTCTTCTTTTTAGTGGCTCTGAAAAGATAATACagaagtttaatttttaggtCCAATTTCACTACTATTTAACATCAGACAGGTCACAGagtactttcgcatttataatattataattaggaCATGAAACACAACATTATGGTAATGGTGATGACGTCATAAATGTTTGAGCTTGATTGGTGACGCTGATATTGAGTGTTTATGAGGTGATGACGTCGACATTATTTGTGATGAACAATATAACATCGATATTGTTGTTAATGGTGATGGTGATGACGTCGATATATATAATTGTGACTACGATATTAATAGTCTTAGCATTGGTAAAGATCATAATTTTCGGTGATGATGTCAATGTTGAGTGTTGACGATAATGGATATGACGTCGATATTGTCGCTGATGATTAGTGTTGGTGATGACGTCGATATTGGTGATGTTACCTGTTATGCACTCCGTCAGGCAGGTCCATCATGCGCAGTATCAGCGCTTGGTCAGATGAGTCCAACGGCGCGACGGATATATCTCTAACGGCTCGGAACTTGCCGCAGTTGTTGAGGTGCTCGTTCTCGAGACGGAAGTAGTTCCATATGAAACGTCTGCGTGAAGGTAAatagataagataagatagcCTTTTATTTCAGATCAAACTTAAGtctaatacatatatatgaaAATGCAACAATTGCAAAAGGTAAAATATAGCTCTAAATGTAGTTATTACCGAAGCGTCTGGTTGGAAGACGCAGttaattgaacaaaaaatagctctaaatttgttatttcaacAAATTTGTAGATATATCGAACAAACTATAGACGACTTGACTCACAATTTGTATGAAACTGGTTGGTAAAcacaattgataaataaaaataactttaaacattgtattatttattgaaaaaaaaaaagctctGAATGAGGTTTTTACCATAAATAGAATAATACATATGCTTTGTAGATACTACGAGGGCGGTCCCAAAAGTAGCCGACCTAAccaagaaaaaacaaaaaatatggaattaattatatttatttctctaCATAGCTTCCTTGTAATCCTTTACACTTTTCCCAGCGGTGCTCTATAGCTTCAATGCCGCGTCTGTAGTAGGAACCGTCGAGCTCTTCAAAATAGGCATTAACCGTAGACTCAACATCTTCATTGTTTGCAAATCTTTTACCACTGagccattttttttaacttagattacaaaataaagtacagatggagcatgacaaccgcccgtcgcccttgtcaaagaaaatacgaaatcaaaaacaaatacgtcgctgcaccagtgctatagcgctaaaagtgtcatgcaatacgtcaaaaagggtttgcaattttagtaaaaaaatgccgtcttgtgataataaaacgctgtaaaatttgttcccgaaaacaaaaaaaagataaaacatcgtttcacaggttttctgtagattatttggctgatttatttctttaatacgaataataattttacagatatgaaggaatacaaaacttcaacgtatgttgccagtattttgaaaatgaatttgccatttttattggtaaaacggtaaaatggttaaaagatcttcagggtaatgctgttggatttttcgatcgtgaatgtgattatttgtatagtgcactaaaggttcatgataattattagattattttaataagcataatacattattttgttacttttataaagcttaaaaacgtcatagtcgttttcgctagcgatttaatttatgtgaactccatgatggatatgatgaaaataaaatgtcccgtattctcgactaaaaactaccgctattcgtattcatatattatgaaaaataaaaaataatataatcattatagttaatattgaaactttttttatgtaatttatttaataaaaaattgaatacaattattttgtccatatataactttagtaggcaggtactttatgtaataaaagaatttaaataaaaattaaaacttgacttctcatttatgtatatagcctacgctgcctacgtcactaccgtcactaacataataattcagatcattgcaatgaaacctcacaactcaaaatcggtccaacggtttatactgcagggcgtgtcaaagaaatattatacatacatccataaactcgaaaaacataaccctcttttttccgtagtcggggaaaaatttgggaaatttttcaatatctggcaacattacacgcacacagaagcaccgtgtacgtacggtgcagcggcgaaatgacagcacacatagctttattgaaaatgacgataaattattcggtttagttcggcaacgctccatctgtcttttattttgtaatctaagtttTTTAAGTTTGGAACAGAAAATTATCAGATGGGGCCAAATCTGGTGAATAAGGTGCATGAGGTAGCAATTCAAACTTTAATTCTTCGATTTTAGCCATCGCAATGCCGGAGGTGTGGACTGGCGCGTTGTCCCGAtgaaacaaaacttttttatttgatagatGAGGCcgttttatctttatttcttcACTTAGACGCTGCAACAAGTTTGCGTAATACTCGCTGTTGATGGTTTTTCCTCTTGGTAGATAATCTATGAAGATTATCCCACGAGCGTCCCAGAAAACCGATGCCATGACTTTTCCTGCCGATGAAACCGTTTTTGCCTTCTTTGGGGCCGATTCTCCCCTTGCGGTCCATTGCTTTGACTGTTCTTTCGTCTCCGGTGTGAAATAATGAACCCACGTTTCATCCATGGTAATAAATCGACGCAAAAACTGTACTTTTGTTTCGAAATTTTGCAAAACACTCGACTGAAACATCCTCACGACGCTGTTTTTACTCTAGTGTGAGTAATCGCGGCACCCACCTTGCGCACAGCTTCCTCATGTCCAAGTTTTCAGTTAAGATACGATGTACTGCACTTTTTGAAATGCCTACCATTTCTGCTAGCTCGCGCACTTTTAGTCGACGATCATCCAATACAATTTTGTGGATTTTTTTACCATTTCTGGCGAAGTCACCTCATTTGGTCGCCCACTACGAGGTTCATCTTGGCAGTTCGTACGGCCACGTTTGAACTCGGCCACCCAATATTTTACCGTTGTAAACGAAGGAAAAGACTCCCCTAATGTAGAATCTAGCTCTTCTTTTATGTTAGTTGGGCTGAGGCCTTTCAAATGAAAGTATTGAATGACGTATCGTAGAGCAATTTTTTCCATATTAGAAAATTCTCTGACAGCGTTCACTTTCAAGGACTACAAAACAAATGACAAATGACCTAGCGTGTTCAAATTCCAAATTTAAAATCCGCATTGATCAGACTTTTTAATAagagtatttaattaaataaaactgccAGTACGTAAGTCAGGTCGGGTAATTTTGGGACCGCCTACGTATAAGCAACTAGACtcataaataatgtatgtGATGTTTCGAAAACGTTACGTTCATTCAATTTAACACCTTATTTCGTGGTAGAAAAGTTTAAAGTCTATTGTTTACGCGTATTAGAAAACTCTGCCTTATAGATACGTAAGCAGAGTTTTGTTTAAGACAATTTTAAGCGTTTTTGTGAGTTTAGTTTCTTTTTGTACGTTAACGACCTAAAttgaatcattttaaaagtacTTTTCTTAatgttaaaactttaatatcCTCTTACCTAAATACTTCAAGAGGTGCCAATACAGATATGACGGTTTCAGAGCTAACTATTTTATTCTCGGTTAAGTAGAACGCCGGCGCCCAAATGAAACGCAACACAAAGTCTTCTATGATCGCAAAATAGTAGAACTGAAATGAAACacgaattaaaatatttacaacaaaaaaaaaaacttaacatttcttattatattttcaagttgGTAGTCTTTTCGTAtaaaaactagctgctccgcgcggtttcacccccgtgactCCTCTCCCGTTGGTCGttgcgtgatgatatatagcctacagccttcctcgataaatgagctatatAACACATATAtgaaaagaatttttcaaatcggacccagtagttctcgagattagcgcgttcaaacaaacaaacaaactcttcagctttataatattagtatagataggcTAGCGAAGAGTGACGTTGATTTTAATCGTGAGTGCCAGAATCGATTTTTTCAAATGCCAATTTACATTCATTGAGTTTTCTTCATTGCCACAACGCGTCATCGTCATGTTCGAATAGCATGTCAACCATGACAAGAATTTTCGATATAATCTTTAACTACAACGCGTTGTGAGCTAATTCTCAATGAGCTGTTCAGCGTTTGAGTTTACACTCACCCCAACACTATAAACAATCTCCTCTCTCAGCAAGCTGTTCTCCGCTTGCAGGCCTGCGGTGAACAGTCCCCAGTCCATCTTAACGTCCCACGTGTATGTGTAGCACGAGGATATGAATTGGCAGCCGAGCCACGCGTAGAGAAACGGATTGTCGTATGGGTTCTCGTATTCcgctaaaaatttaaaagattagatcatttttttataatatgtgataTGGTGACGAGCGGTATAAGTTGcagataaacaaacaaaaatgtaaagtcTTTAAATTCTGTTTTTGTTCATCACTACACAGTAtgaaacaaagtcgctttctctgtccctatttccctatgtccctttgtatgcttaaatctttgaaactacgcaacggactttgatgcggttttttttaatagatagagtgattcaagaggaaggtttaagtatataatttattaggttttagacaaagcgggcgaagccgcgggcggttagctagtaaggtatatattatatactttcgtttaaaatataagcaggATGTGCCCATAACGTTATAAGTGACCAAACcgtctaaaattatttttattttataaaataatttttacactttttcgtaaatatttgtaaagtaTAAATGGATGAATTTtctatgaataaatgaattattattattaattcggtataatattaatcatgACCAGATTCAAGAAGATAGTGGAAAATTTTTCGAAGCTTATCTGATACTTGCAAAATCACTTACTTATGAAAAGAAAACccttatactttttaatgtttCGCTACTTCTAGATTTACTCCTTACCCTTATACATAGTCCGCATAGTAGAAAACAGCACTACAAAGAAGGTAGTCGAATATTTCCCGGCGTTCACGAGATGCGGGAACGCCTCCTTACTATCCCGGTATCGACGGAGACATTGCCAGAAACGAGTCCAAGCCGGGATAATGTTTACTATTGCTCGAGATATTAGGAACCATTTTGTTGATTCGAACGTATCTGGAAGTAAAGAAAtaacgataaaatatttctgttattatcaatttattgtATGAACATGTGCAGTGAACAGagaaaatctatactataaaaatgaatcgcaaaatgtgttggtaagcgcataactcgagaacggctgaaccgatttcgtcaattctttttttataatattccttgaagtacgaggatggttcttatggagagaaaacgtaaacatgtaccacgggcgaagccggggcggaccgcggagaaaaaaaaatcttaatttttcttaatttttccgcgcggacggagtcgcgggcggaagctagtaattaataaatcaagtCATCAGTATAAAATGGAGACAATTGAAAACATGAAGTATGAAGTATGTTCAGAGCCATAAATCATATTTGCTTGTGAATTCTATaatatgcttttatttttgcttttcAAAACAACTTTgtctttgaaataattatttttttcttccatTTCTTTTTGTGGTAACAAGAAGGTAGAGTATTGTGtcatatccatactaatattataaatgcgaaagtaactctgtatgtctgtctgttactcaatcacgcctaaactactgaaccaatttgcatgaaattttgtatggagatattttgatacccgagaaaggacatgggctaccttttattgcgaaatatgtaccacgagcgaagccggggcggaccactagttacgAAATAAACTCACCATTAACAATAAACCAATCGGCACCAGCCACATAGAACGCGACCAAATAGTGAAAATCCAAGAAAGCATAGACAAAAGAGTTCCACTGGTCCGCGAGCCAGAAGTCCGCGAACAGCACCGGCATAAATGGCGCGGCT from Colias croceus chromosome 24, ilColCroc2.1 encodes the following:
- the LOC123702722 gene encoding charged multivesicular body protein 3, yielding MGLFGKSPDKNPKEMVNEWSHKLRKEGYNLDRQIRAIQREEEKIKRSLKEAAAKNDKQVCTILAKEIIRSRKAVSKIYTSKAHLNSVQMQMKNQLATLRVAGSLQKSTEVMQAMQALLRLPEIAQTMQDLSKEMMKAGIIEEMLDETMSSMEDEEEMEEAAQTEVDKVLWELTQGKLGEAPAPPTAVGAPSTSQETQEPDESELDEMQTRLQALRS